Proteins encoded together in one Canis aureus isolate CA01 chromosome 21, VMU_Caureus_v.1.0, whole genome shotgun sequence window:
- the LTBP3 gene encoding latent-transforming growth factor beta-binding protein 3 isoform X3: MPRPRGAAGGRAPEMRGAGAGAAGLLALLLLLLLGPGGGAEGGPAGERGAGGGGALARERFKVVFAPVICKRTCLKGQCRDSCQQGSNMTLIGENGHSTDTLTGSGFRVVVCPLPCMNGGQCSSRNQCLCPPDFTGRFCQVPAGGAGGSTGGSGPGLGRAGALSTGALPPLAPESESVASKHAIYAVQVIADPPGPGEGPPAQHAAFLVPLGPGQISAEVQAPPPVVNVRVHHPPEASVQVHRIEGSNAEGPAPSQHLLPHPKPQHPRPPTQKPLGRCFQDTLPKQPCGSNPLPGLTKQEDCCGSIGTAWGQSKCHKCPQLQYTGVQKPGPVRGEVGTDCPQGYKRLNSTHCQDINECAMPGMCRHGDCLNNPGSYRCVCPPGHSLGPSRTQCIADKPEEKSLCFRLVSPEHQCQHPLTTRLTRQLCCCSVGKAWGARCQRCPTDGTAAFKEICPAGKGYHILTSHQTLTIQGESDFSLFLHPDGPPKPQQLPESPSRAPPPEDTEEERGVSTDSPVIEEESAQQSHPTATMSPARPYPELISRPSPPTVRWFLPDLPPSRSAVEIAPTQVTETDECRLNQNICGHGECVPGPSDYSCHCNPGYRSHPQHRYCVDVNECEAEPCGAGRGVCMNTGGSYNCHCNRGYRLHVGAGGRSCVDLNECAKPHLCGDGGFCLNFPGHYKCNCYPGYRLKASRPPVCEDIDECRDPSSCPDGKCENKPGSFKCIPCQPGYRSQGGGACRDEDECEAGTVCDNGICTNTPGSFQCQCLSGYHLSRDRSRCEDIDECDFPAACIGGDCINTNGSYRCLCPQGHRLVGGRKCQDIDECSQDPGLCLPHGACENLQGSYACICDEGFTPTQDQHGCEEVEQPHHKKECYLNFDDTVFCDSVLATNVTQQECCCSLGAGWGDHCEIYPCPVYSSAEFHSLCPDGKGYTQDNNIVNYGIPAHRDIDECILFGAEICKEGKCVNTQPGYECYCKQGFYYDGNLLECVDVDECLDESNCRNGVCENTRGGYRCACTPPAEYSPAQRQCLSPEEMDIDECQDPAACRPGRCVNLPGSYRCECRPPWVPGPAGRDCQLPESPAERAPERRDVCWAQRGEDGMCAGPLTGPALTFDDCCCRQGRGWGAQCRPCPPRGAGPQCPTSQSESNSFWDASPLLLGKPPREEDSSEEDSDECRCVSGRCVPRPGGAVCECPGGFQLDASRARCVDIDECRELNQRGLLCKSERCVNTSGSFRCVCKAGFARSRPHGACVPQRRR; this comes from the exons ATGCCCCGGCCCCGCGGGGCTGCCGGCGGCCGGGCCCCTGAGatgcgcggggcgggggcgggggcggcggggctgctggcgctgctgctgctgctgctgctgggcccgggcggcggggccgAGGGGGGGCCGGCGGGCGAGCGGggcgccggcgggggcggggcgctggCCCGCGAGCGCTTCAAGGTGGTCTTTGCGCCCGTGATCTGCAAGCGGACCTGTCTCAAGGGCCAGTGTCGGGACAGTTGTCAGCAGGGCTCCAACATGACGCTCATCGGAGAGAACGGCCACAGCACCGACACGCTCACGGGCTCCGGCTTCCGCGTGG TGGTGTGCCCTCTTCCCTGCATGAACGGTGGCCAGTGCTCCTCCCGAAACCAGTGCCTGTGTCCCCCGGACTTCACGGGTCGCTTCTGCCAGGTGCCTGCCGGAGGAGCTGGCGGGAGCACCGGCGGctcgggccctgggctgggccgggccggggccctGTCCACAGGTGCGCTGCCGCCCCTGGCTCCAGAGAGCGAGTCTGTGGCCAGCAAGCACGCCATCTACGCGGTCCAGGTGATCGCTGATCCgccggggcctggggagggaccCCCTGCGCAGCATGCAGCCTTCCTGGTGCCCCTTGGGCCAGGACAGATCTCAGCAGAAG tgcaggccccgccccccgtggTGAACGTGCGCGTCCACCACCCACCCGAGGCCTCGGTCCAAGTGCACCGCATCGAGGGGTCGAATGCCGAGGGCCCCGCCCCTTCGCAGCACCTGCTGCCGCACCCCAAGCCCCAGCACCCCCGGCCacccacccagaagcccctgggccgcTGCTTCCAGGACACACTACCCAAGCAGCCC TGTGGCAGCAATCCCCTCCCGGGCCTCACCAAGCAGGAGGACTGCTGTGGGAGCATCGGCACCGCATGGGGCCAGAGCAAGTGCCATAAATGCCCTCAGCTGCAGT ACACAGGGGTGCAGAAACCAGGACCTGTACGTGGGGAGGTGGGCACCGACTGCCCCCAGGGCTACAAGAGACTCAACAGCACCCACTGCCAGG ACATCAACGAGTGCGCGATGCCGGGCATGTGTCGCCATGGTGACTGCCTCAACAACCCTGGCTCCTATCGCTGCGTCTGCCCACCTGGCCATAGCTTGGGTCCCTCCCGAACACAGTGCATTG CAGACAAGCCAGAGGAGAAGAGCCTGTGTTTCCGCCTGGTGAGCCCGGAGCACCAGTGCCAGCACCCACTGACCACGCGCCTTACCCGCCAGCTCTGCTGCTGCAGTGTGGGCAAGGCCTGGGGTGCGAGGTGCCAGCGCTGCCCCACTGATGGCACCG CTGCCTTCAAGGAGATCTGTCCAGCTGGGAAGGGGTACCACATCCTCACTTCCCACCAGACACTCACCATTCAGGGAGAAAGtgacttttcccttttcctgcaCCCCGACGGGCCACCCAAgccccaacagctccccgagaGCCCTAGCCGGGCACCACCACCtgaggacacagaggaagagCGAG GGGTGAGCACGGACTCA CCAGTGATAGAGGAGGAGTCAGCACAGCAGAGTCACCCGACTGCCACCATGTCTCCTGCCAGGCCATACCCAG AGTTGATCTCTCGGCCCTCGCCTCCCACTGTGCGCTGGTTCCTGCCAGACCTCCCGCCATCCCGCAGTGCAGTGGAGATCGCTCCTACTCAGGTCACAG AGACAGATGAGTGCCGTCTGAACCAGAACATCTGTGGCCACGGAGAGTGCGTCCCGGGCCCCTCGGACTACTCCTGTCACTGCAATCCCGGCTACCGATCGCACCCGCAGCACCGCTACTGCGTGG ACGTGAATGAGTGCGAGGCGGAGCCCTGCGGCGCCGGGAGGGGCGTCTGCATGAACACGGGCGGCTCGTACAACTGCCACTGCAACCGGGGCTACCGCCTGCACGTCGGCGCCGGGGGGCGCTCGTGCGTGG ACCTGAACGAGTGCGCCAAGCCTCACCTGTGTGGCGATGGCGGCTTCTGCCTCAACTTCCCCGGCCACTACAAGTGCAACTGCTACCCCGGCTACCGGCTCAAAGCCTCACGACCACCCGTGTGCGAAG ACATCGACGAGTGCCGAGATCCCAGCTCCTGCCCGGACGGCAAATGCGAGAACAAACCCGGGAGCTTCAAGTGCATTCCCTGTCAGCCCGGCTACCGCAGCcaagggggcggggcctgccgcg ATGAGGATGAGTGTGAGGCCGGGACTGTGTGTGACAATGGCATCTGCACCAACACGCCAGGCTCTTTCCAGTGTCAATGCCTCTCTGGCTATCATCTGTCAAGAGACCGGAGCCGATGTGAGG ACATTGATGAGTGTGACTTCCCCGCAGCCTGCATTGGGGGTGACTGCATCAACACCAATGGTTCCTACCGATGTCTCTGTCCCCAGGGGCATCGGCTGGTAGGCGGCAGGAAGTGCCAAG ACATAGATGAGTGCAGCCAGGACCCGGGCCTGTGCCTTCCCCACGGGGCCTGTGAGAATCTGCAGGGCTCCTACGCTTGCATCTGTGATGAGGGCTTCACGCCCACCCAGGACCAGCACGGCTGTGAGG AGGTGGAGCAGCCCCACCACAAGAAGGAGTGCTACCTTAACTTCGATGACACGGTGTTCTGCGACAGCGTACTGGCCACCAATGTCACCCAGCAGGAGTGCTGCTGCTCACTGGGGGCTGGCTGGGGAGACCACTGCGAGATCTACCCCTGCCCAGTCTACAGCTCAG CCGAGTTCCACAGTCTCTGCCCAGACGGGAAGGGCTACACCCAAGACAACAACATCGTCAACTACGGCATCCCAGCCCACCGCG ACATCGACGAGTGCATATTGTTTGGGGCGGAGATCTGCAAGGAGGGCAAGTGCGTGAATACGCAGCCGGGCTACGAGTGCTATTGCAAGCAAGGCTTCTACTACGACGGGAACCTACTGGAGTGCGTGG ACGTGGACGAGTGCCTGGACGAGTCCAACTGCCGGAACGGAGTGTGTGAGAACACGCGCGGCGGCTACCGCTGTGCCTGCACACCACCTGCCGAGTACAGCCCGGCGCAGCGCCAGTGCCTAAGCCCCGAGGagatgg ACATAGACGAGTGCCAGGACCCGGCAGCCTGCCGCCCTGGTCGCTGCGTCAACCTGCCGGGCTCCTACCGCTGCGAGTGCCGCCCGCCCTGGGTGCCCGGGCCCGCCGGCCGAGATTGCCAGCTCCCAGAGAGCCCAGCCG AGCGTGCCCCGGAGCGAAGGGACGTGTGCTGGGCCCAGCGTGGAGAAGATGGCATGTGCGCCGGGCCCCTGACCGGGCCAGCCCTCACCTTCGACGACTGCTGCTGTCGCCAGGGCCGCGGTTGGGGGGCCCAGTGCCGCCCCTGCCCACCTCGCGGCGCTG GG
- the LTBP3 gene encoding latent-transforming growth factor beta-binding protein 3 isoform X2 — protein MPRPRGAAGGRAPEMRGAGAGAAGLLALLLLLLLGPGGGAEGGPAGERGAGGGGALARERFKVVFAPVICKRTCLKGQCRDSCQQGSNMTLIGENGHSTDTLTGSGFRVVVCPLPCMNGGQCSSRNQCLCPPDFTGRFCQVPAGGAGGSTGGSGPGLGRAGALSTGALPPLAPESESVASKHAIYAVQVIADPPGPGEGPPAQHAAFLVPLGPGQISAEVQAPPPVVNVRVHHPPEASVQVHRIEGSNAEGPAPSQHLLPHPKPQHPRPPTQKPLGRCFQDTLPKQPCGSNPLPGLTKQEDCCGSIGTAWGQSKCHKCPQLQYTGVQKPGPVRGEVGTDCPQGYKRLNSTHCQDINECAMPGMCRHGDCLNNPGSYRCVCPPGHSLGPSRTQCIDKPEEKSLCFRLVSPEHQCQHPLTTRLTRQLCCCSVGKAWGARCQRCPTDGTAAFKEICPAGKGYHILTSHQTLTIQGESDFSLFLHPDGPPKPQQLPESPSRAPPPEDTEEERGVSTDSPVIEEESAQQSHPTATMSPARPYPELISRPSPPTVRWFLPDLPPSRSAVEIAPTQVTETDECRLNQNICGHGECVPGPSDYSCHCNPGYRSHPQHRYCVDVNECEAEPCGAGRGVCMNTGGSYNCHCNRGYRLHVGAGGRSCVDLNECAKPHLCGDGGFCLNFPGHYKCNCYPGYRLKASRPPVCEDIDECRDPSSCPDGKCENKPGSFKCIPCQPGYRSQGGGACRDVNECAEGSPCSPGWCENLPGSFRCTCAQGYAPAPDGRSCQDEDECEAGTVCDNGICTNTPGSFQCQCLSGYHLSRDRSRCEDIDECDFPAACIGGDCINTNGSYRCLCPQGHRLVGGRKCQDIDECSQDPGLCLPHGACENLQGSYACICDEGFTPTQDQHGCEEVEQPHHKKECYLNFDDTVFCDSVLATNVTQQECCCSLGAGWGDHCEIYPCPVYSSAEFHSLCPDGKGYTQDNNIVNYGIPAHRDIDECILFGAEICKEGKCVNTQPGYECYCKQGFYYDGNLLECVDVDECLDESNCRNGVCENTRGGYRCACTPPAEYSPAQRQCLSPEEMDIDECQDPAACRPGRCVNLPGSYRCECRPPWVPGPAGRDCQLPESPAERAPERRDVCWAQRGEDGMCAGPLTGPALTFDDCCCRQGRGWGAQCRPCPPRGAGPQCPTSQSESNSFWDASPLLLGKPPREEDSSEEDSDECRCVSGRCVPRPGGAVCECPGGFQLDASRARCVDIDECRELNQRGLLCKSERCVNTSGSFRCVCKAGFARSRPHGACVPQRRR, from the exons ATGCCCCGGCCCCGCGGGGCTGCCGGCGGCCGGGCCCCTGAGatgcgcggggcgggggcgggggcggcggggctgctggcgctgctgctgctgctgctgctgggcccgggcggcggggccgAGGGGGGGCCGGCGGGCGAGCGGggcgccggcgggggcggggcgctggCCCGCGAGCGCTTCAAGGTGGTCTTTGCGCCCGTGATCTGCAAGCGGACCTGTCTCAAGGGCCAGTGTCGGGACAGTTGTCAGCAGGGCTCCAACATGACGCTCATCGGAGAGAACGGCCACAGCACCGACACGCTCACGGGCTCCGGCTTCCGCGTGG TGGTGTGCCCTCTTCCCTGCATGAACGGTGGCCAGTGCTCCTCCCGAAACCAGTGCCTGTGTCCCCCGGACTTCACGGGTCGCTTCTGCCAGGTGCCTGCCGGAGGAGCTGGCGGGAGCACCGGCGGctcgggccctgggctgggccgggccggggccctGTCCACAGGTGCGCTGCCGCCCCTGGCTCCAGAGAGCGAGTCTGTGGCCAGCAAGCACGCCATCTACGCGGTCCAGGTGATCGCTGATCCgccggggcctggggagggaccCCCTGCGCAGCATGCAGCCTTCCTGGTGCCCCTTGGGCCAGGACAGATCTCAGCAGAAG tgcaggccccgccccccgtggTGAACGTGCGCGTCCACCACCCACCCGAGGCCTCGGTCCAAGTGCACCGCATCGAGGGGTCGAATGCCGAGGGCCCCGCCCCTTCGCAGCACCTGCTGCCGCACCCCAAGCCCCAGCACCCCCGGCCacccacccagaagcccctgggccgcTGCTTCCAGGACACACTACCCAAGCAGCCC TGTGGCAGCAATCCCCTCCCGGGCCTCACCAAGCAGGAGGACTGCTGTGGGAGCATCGGCACCGCATGGGGCCAGAGCAAGTGCCATAAATGCCCTCAGCTGCAGT ACACAGGGGTGCAGAAACCAGGACCTGTACGTGGGGAGGTGGGCACCGACTGCCCCCAGGGCTACAAGAGACTCAACAGCACCCACTGCCAGG ACATCAACGAGTGCGCGATGCCGGGCATGTGTCGCCATGGTGACTGCCTCAACAACCCTGGCTCCTATCGCTGCGTCTGCCCACCTGGCCATAGCTTGGGTCCCTCCCGAACACAGTGCATTG ACAAGCCAGAGGAGAAGAGCCTGTGTTTCCGCCTGGTGAGCCCGGAGCACCAGTGCCAGCACCCACTGACCACGCGCCTTACCCGCCAGCTCTGCTGCTGCAGTGTGGGCAAGGCCTGGGGTGCGAGGTGCCAGCGCTGCCCCACTGATGGCACCG CTGCCTTCAAGGAGATCTGTCCAGCTGGGAAGGGGTACCACATCCTCACTTCCCACCAGACACTCACCATTCAGGGAGAAAGtgacttttcccttttcctgcaCCCCGACGGGCCACCCAAgccccaacagctccccgagaGCCCTAGCCGGGCACCACCACCtgaggacacagaggaagagCGAG GGGTGAGCACGGACTCA CCAGTGATAGAGGAGGAGTCAGCACAGCAGAGTCACCCGACTGCCACCATGTCTCCTGCCAGGCCATACCCAG AGTTGATCTCTCGGCCCTCGCCTCCCACTGTGCGCTGGTTCCTGCCAGACCTCCCGCCATCCCGCAGTGCAGTGGAGATCGCTCCTACTCAGGTCACAG AGACAGATGAGTGCCGTCTGAACCAGAACATCTGTGGCCACGGAGAGTGCGTCCCGGGCCCCTCGGACTACTCCTGTCACTGCAATCCCGGCTACCGATCGCACCCGCAGCACCGCTACTGCGTGG ACGTGAATGAGTGCGAGGCGGAGCCCTGCGGCGCCGGGAGGGGCGTCTGCATGAACACGGGCGGCTCGTACAACTGCCACTGCAACCGGGGCTACCGCCTGCACGTCGGCGCCGGGGGGCGCTCGTGCGTGG ACCTGAACGAGTGCGCCAAGCCTCACCTGTGTGGCGATGGCGGCTTCTGCCTCAACTTCCCCGGCCACTACAAGTGCAACTGCTACCCCGGCTACCGGCTCAAAGCCTCACGACCACCCGTGTGCGAAG ACATCGACGAGTGCCGAGATCCCAGCTCCTGCCCGGACGGCAAATGCGAGAACAAACCCGGGAGCTTCAAGTGCATTCCCTGTCAGCCCGGCTACCGCAGCcaagggggcggggcctgccgcg ACGTGAACGAGTGTGCCGAGGGCAGCCCCTGCTCGCCCGGCTGGTGCGAGAACCTCCCAGGCTCTTTCCGCTGCACGTGCGCCCAGGGCTACGCGCCGGCGCCCGACGGCCGCAGTTGCCAGG ATGAGGATGAGTGTGAGGCCGGGACTGTGTGTGACAATGGCATCTGCACCAACACGCCAGGCTCTTTCCAGTGTCAATGCCTCTCTGGCTATCATCTGTCAAGAGACCGGAGCCGATGTGAGG ACATTGATGAGTGTGACTTCCCCGCAGCCTGCATTGGGGGTGACTGCATCAACACCAATGGTTCCTACCGATGTCTCTGTCCCCAGGGGCATCGGCTGGTAGGCGGCAGGAAGTGCCAAG ACATAGATGAGTGCAGCCAGGACCCGGGCCTGTGCCTTCCCCACGGGGCCTGTGAGAATCTGCAGGGCTCCTACGCTTGCATCTGTGATGAGGGCTTCACGCCCACCCAGGACCAGCACGGCTGTGAGG AGGTGGAGCAGCCCCACCACAAGAAGGAGTGCTACCTTAACTTCGATGACACGGTGTTCTGCGACAGCGTACTGGCCACCAATGTCACCCAGCAGGAGTGCTGCTGCTCACTGGGGGCTGGCTGGGGAGACCACTGCGAGATCTACCCCTGCCCAGTCTACAGCTCAG CCGAGTTCCACAGTCTCTGCCCAGACGGGAAGGGCTACACCCAAGACAACAACATCGTCAACTACGGCATCCCAGCCCACCGCG ACATCGACGAGTGCATATTGTTTGGGGCGGAGATCTGCAAGGAGGGCAAGTGCGTGAATACGCAGCCGGGCTACGAGTGCTATTGCAAGCAAGGCTTCTACTACGACGGGAACCTACTGGAGTGCGTGG ACGTGGACGAGTGCCTGGACGAGTCCAACTGCCGGAACGGAGTGTGTGAGAACACGCGCGGCGGCTACCGCTGTGCCTGCACACCACCTGCCGAGTACAGCCCGGCGCAGCGCCAGTGCCTAAGCCCCGAGGagatgg ACATAGACGAGTGCCAGGACCCGGCAGCCTGCCGCCCTGGTCGCTGCGTCAACCTGCCGGGCTCCTACCGCTGCGAGTGCCGCCCGCCCTGGGTGCCCGGGCCCGCCGGCCGAGATTGCCAGCTCCCAGAGAGCCCAGCCG AGCGTGCCCCGGAGCGAAGGGACGTGTGCTGGGCCCAGCGTGGAGAAGATGGCATGTGCGCCGGGCCCCTGACCGGGCCAGCCCTCACCTTCGACGACTGCTGCTGTCGCCAGGGCCGCGGTTGGGGGGCCCAGTGCCGCCCCTGCCCACCTCGCGGCGCTG GG
- the LTBP3 gene encoding latent-transforming growth factor beta-binding protein 3 isoform X1 has product MPRPRGAAGGRAPEMRGAGAGAAGLLALLLLLLLGPGGGAEGGPAGERGAGGGGALARERFKVVFAPVICKRTCLKGQCRDSCQQGSNMTLIGENGHSTDTLTGSGFRVVVCPLPCMNGGQCSSRNQCLCPPDFTGRFCQVPAGGAGGSTGGSGPGLGRAGALSTGALPPLAPESESVASKHAIYAVQVIADPPGPGEGPPAQHAAFLVPLGPGQISAEVQAPPPVVNVRVHHPPEASVQVHRIEGSNAEGPAPSQHLLPHPKPQHPRPPTQKPLGRCFQDTLPKQPCGSNPLPGLTKQEDCCGSIGTAWGQSKCHKCPQLQYTGVQKPGPVRGEVGTDCPQGYKRLNSTHCQDINECAMPGMCRHGDCLNNPGSYRCVCPPGHSLGPSRTQCIADKPEEKSLCFRLVSPEHQCQHPLTTRLTRQLCCCSVGKAWGARCQRCPTDGTAAFKEICPAGKGYHILTSHQTLTIQGESDFSLFLHPDGPPKPQQLPESPSRAPPPEDTEEERGVSTDSPVIEEESAQQSHPTATMSPARPYPELISRPSPPTVRWFLPDLPPSRSAVEIAPTQVTETDECRLNQNICGHGECVPGPSDYSCHCNPGYRSHPQHRYCVDVNECEAEPCGAGRGVCMNTGGSYNCHCNRGYRLHVGAGGRSCVDLNECAKPHLCGDGGFCLNFPGHYKCNCYPGYRLKASRPPVCEDIDECRDPSSCPDGKCENKPGSFKCIPCQPGYRSQGGGACRDVNECAEGSPCSPGWCENLPGSFRCTCAQGYAPAPDGRSCQDEDECEAGTVCDNGICTNTPGSFQCQCLSGYHLSRDRSRCEDIDECDFPAACIGGDCINTNGSYRCLCPQGHRLVGGRKCQDIDECSQDPGLCLPHGACENLQGSYACICDEGFTPTQDQHGCEEVEQPHHKKECYLNFDDTVFCDSVLATNVTQQECCCSLGAGWGDHCEIYPCPVYSSAEFHSLCPDGKGYTQDNNIVNYGIPAHRDIDECILFGAEICKEGKCVNTQPGYECYCKQGFYYDGNLLECVDVDECLDESNCRNGVCENTRGGYRCACTPPAEYSPAQRQCLSPEEMDIDECQDPAACRPGRCVNLPGSYRCECRPPWVPGPAGRDCQLPESPAERAPERRDVCWAQRGEDGMCAGPLTGPALTFDDCCCRQGRGWGAQCRPCPPRGAGPQCPTSQSESNSFWDASPLLLGKPPREEDSSEEDSDECRCVSGRCVPRPGGAVCECPGGFQLDASRARCVDIDECRELNQRGLLCKSERCVNTSGSFRCVCKAGFARSRPHGACVPQRRR; this is encoded by the exons ATGCCCCGGCCCCGCGGGGCTGCCGGCGGCCGGGCCCCTGAGatgcgcggggcgggggcgggggcggcggggctgctggcgctgctgctgctgctgctgctgggcccgggcggcggggccgAGGGGGGGCCGGCGGGCGAGCGGggcgccggcgggggcggggcgctggCCCGCGAGCGCTTCAAGGTGGTCTTTGCGCCCGTGATCTGCAAGCGGACCTGTCTCAAGGGCCAGTGTCGGGACAGTTGTCAGCAGGGCTCCAACATGACGCTCATCGGAGAGAACGGCCACAGCACCGACACGCTCACGGGCTCCGGCTTCCGCGTGG TGGTGTGCCCTCTTCCCTGCATGAACGGTGGCCAGTGCTCCTCCCGAAACCAGTGCCTGTGTCCCCCGGACTTCACGGGTCGCTTCTGCCAGGTGCCTGCCGGAGGAGCTGGCGGGAGCACCGGCGGctcgggccctgggctgggccgggccggggccctGTCCACAGGTGCGCTGCCGCCCCTGGCTCCAGAGAGCGAGTCTGTGGCCAGCAAGCACGCCATCTACGCGGTCCAGGTGATCGCTGATCCgccggggcctggggagggaccCCCTGCGCAGCATGCAGCCTTCCTGGTGCCCCTTGGGCCAGGACAGATCTCAGCAGAAG tgcaggccccgccccccgtggTGAACGTGCGCGTCCACCACCCACCCGAGGCCTCGGTCCAAGTGCACCGCATCGAGGGGTCGAATGCCGAGGGCCCCGCCCCTTCGCAGCACCTGCTGCCGCACCCCAAGCCCCAGCACCCCCGGCCacccacccagaagcccctgggccgcTGCTTCCAGGACACACTACCCAAGCAGCCC TGTGGCAGCAATCCCCTCCCGGGCCTCACCAAGCAGGAGGACTGCTGTGGGAGCATCGGCACCGCATGGGGCCAGAGCAAGTGCCATAAATGCCCTCAGCTGCAGT ACACAGGGGTGCAGAAACCAGGACCTGTACGTGGGGAGGTGGGCACCGACTGCCCCCAGGGCTACAAGAGACTCAACAGCACCCACTGCCAGG ACATCAACGAGTGCGCGATGCCGGGCATGTGTCGCCATGGTGACTGCCTCAACAACCCTGGCTCCTATCGCTGCGTCTGCCCACCTGGCCATAGCTTGGGTCCCTCCCGAACACAGTGCATTG CAGACAAGCCAGAGGAGAAGAGCCTGTGTTTCCGCCTGGTGAGCCCGGAGCACCAGTGCCAGCACCCACTGACCACGCGCCTTACCCGCCAGCTCTGCTGCTGCAGTGTGGGCAAGGCCTGGGGTGCGAGGTGCCAGCGCTGCCCCACTGATGGCACCG CTGCCTTCAAGGAGATCTGTCCAGCTGGGAAGGGGTACCACATCCTCACTTCCCACCAGACACTCACCATTCAGGGAGAAAGtgacttttcccttttcctgcaCCCCGACGGGCCACCCAAgccccaacagctccccgagaGCCCTAGCCGGGCACCACCACCtgaggacacagaggaagagCGAG GGGTGAGCACGGACTCA CCAGTGATAGAGGAGGAGTCAGCACAGCAGAGTCACCCGACTGCCACCATGTCTCCTGCCAGGCCATACCCAG AGTTGATCTCTCGGCCCTCGCCTCCCACTGTGCGCTGGTTCCTGCCAGACCTCCCGCCATCCCGCAGTGCAGTGGAGATCGCTCCTACTCAGGTCACAG AGACAGATGAGTGCCGTCTGAACCAGAACATCTGTGGCCACGGAGAGTGCGTCCCGGGCCCCTCGGACTACTCCTGTCACTGCAATCCCGGCTACCGATCGCACCCGCAGCACCGCTACTGCGTGG ACGTGAATGAGTGCGAGGCGGAGCCCTGCGGCGCCGGGAGGGGCGTCTGCATGAACACGGGCGGCTCGTACAACTGCCACTGCAACCGGGGCTACCGCCTGCACGTCGGCGCCGGGGGGCGCTCGTGCGTGG ACCTGAACGAGTGCGCCAAGCCTCACCTGTGTGGCGATGGCGGCTTCTGCCTCAACTTCCCCGGCCACTACAAGTGCAACTGCTACCCCGGCTACCGGCTCAAAGCCTCACGACCACCCGTGTGCGAAG ACATCGACGAGTGCCGAGATCCCAGCTCCTGCCCGGACGGCAAATGCGAGAACAAACCCGGGAGCTTCAAGTGCATTCCCTGTCAGCCCGGCTACCGCAGCcaagggggcggggcctgccgcg ACGTGAACGAGTGTGCCGAGGGCAGCCCCTGCTCGCCCGGCTGGTGCGAGAACCTCCCAGGCTCTTTCCGCTGCACGTGCGCCCAGGGCTACGCGCCGGCGCCCGACGGCCGCAGTTGCCAGG ATGAGGATGAGTGTGAGGCCGGGACTGTGTGTGACAATGGCATCTGCACCAACACGCCAGGCTCTTTCCAGTGTCAATGCCTCTCTGGCTATCATCTGTCAAGAGACCGGAGCCGATGTGAGG ACATTGATGAGTGTGACTTCCCCGCAGCCTGCATTGGGGGTGACTGCATCAACACCAATGGTTCCTACCGATGTCTCTGTCCCCAGGGGCATCGGCTGGTAGGCGGCAGGAAGTGCCAAG ACATAGATGAGTGCAGCCAGGACCCGGGCCTGTGCCTTCCCCACGGGGCCTGTGAGAATCTGCAGGGCTCCTACGCTTGCATCTGTGATGAGGGCTTCACGCCCACCCAGGACCAGCACGGCTGTGAGG AGGTGGAGCAGCCCCACCACAAGAAGGAGTGCTACCTTAACTTCGATGACACGGTGTTCTGCGACAGCGTACTGGCCACCAATGTCACCCAGCAGGAGTGCTGCTGCTCACTGGGGGCTGGCTGGGGAGACCACTGCGAGATCTACCCCTGCCCAGTCTACAGCTCAG CCGAGTTCCACAGTCTCTGCCCAGACGGGAAGGGCTACACCCAAGACAACAACATCGTCAACTACGGCATCCCAGCCCACCGCG ACATCGACGAGTGCATATTGTTTGGGGCGGAGATCTGCAAGGAGGGCAAGTGCGTGAATACGCAGCCGGGCTACGAGTGCTATTGCAAGCAAGGCTTCTACTACGACGGGAACCTACTGGAGTGCGTGG ACGTGGACGAGTGCCTGGACGAGTCCAACTGCCGGAACGGAGTGTGTGAGAACACGCGCGGCGGCTACCGCTGTGCCTGCACACCACCTGCCGAGTACAGCCCGGCGCAGCGCCAGTGCCTAAGCCCCGAGGagatgg ACATAGACGAGTGCCAGGACCCGGCAGCCTGCCGCCCTGGTCGCTGCGTCAACCTGCCGGGCTCCTACCGCTGCGAGTGCCGCCCGCCCTGGGTGCCCGGGCCCGCCGGCCGAGATTGCCAGCTCCCAGAGAGCCCAGCCG AGCGTGCCCCGGAGCGAAGGGACGTGTGCTGGGCCCAGCGTGGAGAAGATGGCATGTGCGCCGGGCCCCTGACCGGGCCAGCCCTCACCTTCGACGACTGCTGCTGTCGCCAGGGCCGCGGTTGGGGGGCCCAGTGCCGCCCCTGCCCACCTCGCGGCGCTG GG